One Lactobacillus sp. ESL0785 DNA window includes the following coding sequences:
- a CDS encoding amino acid ABC transporter permease — protein sequence MQNWINAFSWLNVRFLLMGLWVTIYISVISVILSFILGSILGIIRYSKIKFISKIVGFIIDIIRNVPLLLIIFFTYFGLPNFGLRPETIPAAIIAMTVFESTMIAEIVRSGIQSVDPGQMEGARSTGMSFVQALWHVVLPQAYKNMIPTIISQFVSLIKDTSLATIIVVPEMMQHAQVIYGQNANYILPMFAALAVLYFIVCFTLSVIGNQIGKRLS from the coding sequence ATGCAAAATTGGATTAACGCCTTTTCGTGGCTCAACGTTCGCTTTTTGTTGATGGGGCTGTGGGTAACGATTTATATTTCAGTTATATCAGTTATTTTAAGTTTTATCTTAGGTTCAATTTTAGGAATTATTCGTTATTCAAAGATTAAGTTTATTTCTAAAATTGTTGGCTTTATTATTGATATTATCCGTAATGTGCCACTATTGTTGATTATTTTCTTTACGTATTTTGGTTTGCCGAATTTTGGTTTACGACCAGAAACAATTCCTGCGGCAATTATTGCAATGACTGTCTTTGAATCGACGATGATTGCCGAAATTGTGCGCTCAGGTATTCAATCAGTTGATCCGGGGCAAATGGAAGGTGCTCGCTCGACTGGAATGAGTTTTGTACAGGCTTTATGGCATGTTGTTTTGCCGCAAGCATATAAGAATATGATCCCCACAATTATCAGTCAATTTGTTTCTTTGATTAAGGATACATCATTAGCCACGATTATTGTGGTACCGGAAATGATGCAACATGCACAGGTTATTTATGGGCAAAATGCCAACTATATTTTGCCGATGTTTGCGGCCTTAGCAGTGTTATATTTTATTGTTTGCTTCACATTATCAGTGATTGGTAATCAGATTGGTAAACGATTGTCATAA
- a CDS encoding CDP-glycerol glycerophosphotransferase family protein, with amino-acid sequence MKSFLFRLYLQVMKLLAHFTKINNKEIVVLNGAGRSGSNGYLFAKYVRAKQPDYVVTLVEPWPSAHLPWATWRKIGAAKYVVTTHQPFKIRQKQVNIQFWHGIPLKRMGLLANNTKTRDNQRNRKLWQHKADVVCSSSDLYETLMSACVGIEAKQYQKLGFPRLDALRQSIISKEQLVQDLFDTDDSQAQVGIYMPTFRYELEDQEVMSRIKAGNFFALADFAGARLNEALKKQHQYLIVKLHPYEMQLFNKLTSDFSNIAFLNNDYLAKNDYDLYELLGATDFLVTDFSSIYFDYLNLAKPMIFVTNYLEKYEQTRGLLLSPYEEIVPGPCVKTQTELLAALTQVACGQDDYKQKRQYWLNLINEVQTGDNCARVFNFMTQNY; translated from the coding sequence ATGAAAAGTTTTTTGTTTCGCCTTTATTTACAGGTAATGAAGCTGCTGGCTCATTTTACTAAAATAAATAATAAGGAAATTGTCGTTCTGAATGGTGCGGGACGGTCAGGATCAAATGGCTACTTGTTTGCTAAGTACGTGCGGGCAAAGCAGCCAGATTATGTGGTCACATTAGTTGAACCGTGGCCGTCAGCTCATTTGCCGTGGGCTACTTGGCGTAAAATTGGTGCGGCCAAGTACGTTGTAACTACCCATCAGCCTTTTAAAATACGTCAAAAGCAGGTTAACATCCAATTTTGGCATGGTATTCCGTTGAAGCGTATGGGCTTGTTAGCTAATAATACTAAGACAAGGGATAATCAGCGTAATCGCAAATTGTGGCAGCATAAAGCAGATGTAGTGTGTTCAAGCTCGGATTTGTATGAAACTTTGATGAGTGCCTGTGTTGGGATTGAAGCAAAGCAGTACCAAAAATTGGGTTTTCCGCGGCTGGATGCTTTACGTCAGTCAATAATTAGCAAAGAGCAGCTAGTGCAGGACTTATTTGATACAGATGATAGTCAAGCACAAGTTGGAATTTACATGCCGACTTTTCGTTATGAATTAGAAGATCAAGAAGTAATGTCGCGGATTAAAGCTGGCAATTTTTTTGCCTTAGCTGATTTTGCCGGTGCTAGATTGAATGAAGCTTTAAAAAAGCAGCATCAATATTTAATTGTTAAACTCCATCCTTACGAAATGCAATTATTTAATAAGTTAACTAGTGATTTTTCTAATATTGCGTTTCTTAATAATGATTATTTAGCTAAAAATGATTATGATTTGTATGAATTACTTGGTGCAACAGATTTTTTGGTAACGGATTTTTCGTCAATTTATTTTGATTACTTAAATTTGGCGAAGCCCATGATTTTTGTTACTAATTATTTAGAAAAATACGAGCAGACACGGGGACTATTATTAAGTCCTTATGAAGAAATTGTACCGGGGCCGTGTGTTAAGACGCAGACAGAATTATTGGCGGCATTAACGCAAGTAGCTTGCGGTCAAGATGATTACAAGCAAAAGCGGCAGTATTGGCTTAATTTAATTAATGAAGTTCAGACTGGTGATAATTGCGCGCGGGTATTTAATTTTATGACGCAGAATTATTAG
- a CDS encoding oligosaccharide flippase family protein, protein MKKTFLNILYNAVYQIFLVLVPIITVPYLSRILGPKTYGIYSNVNNIMQFLMIFCTLSISYIGMRTISQTRTFGTKQELTEAFWGLWYFQALAGVVTIVLVISVASVFHIKYWNYLLLMVPYLISAQVDISWFFQGLADFGRVVVKNTAVKLVSVVLILLWVKNPGDLWKYMLIMSVSTMLGSFVFWFDIHRYVGGPVKHFYRYQTTIKAIITLLIPQIATQIYTSLDKPILGIFQNSTQVAFYDNSQRISNMVLGVITSISLVIMPKMASEGKDEQRIVLKKSLEATVWLGTMFAVIIMANTREFVPFFFGVKFTPMVPLMFFFTLTIIMIPTGGVFANQFALANHRDQDYALPVIVGAVLEVVLSFFLDRFYGATGAMIAILITEFVVLLLRLWIVRDGYDFRYSFKEIPKYFVIAAVVLAVGLLMPQVVASDFLNMIIKSIIMFALYLVLMWLMRLDFNQDIMQLLKKFFKRG, encoded by the coding sequence GTGAAGAAAACATTTTTAAATATTTTATATAATGCAGTTTACCAAATTTTCCTTGTTTTAGTGCCGATAATTACGGTACCTTATTTGTCACGGATTTTGGGTCCTAAGACTTACGGAATTTATAGTAACGTCAATAATATCATGCAGTTTTTGATGATCTTTTGTACGTTATCAATTTCTTATATCGGAATGCGGACGATTTCACAGACGCGAACTTTTGGAACTAAGCAAGAACTAACGGAAGCCTTTTGGGGGTTATGGTACTTTCAAGCATTAGCTGGAGTAGTTACAATTGTGCTGGTTATCAGTGTTGCAAGTGTTTTTCATATTAAATATTGGAATTACCTGCTCCTAATGGTGCCGTATTTGATTTCAGCGCAAGTAGACATTTCGTGGTTTTTTCAAGGATTAGCTGATTTTGGTCGGGTAGTTGTGAAAAACACGGCAGTGAAGCTGGTTTCGGTTGTGTTAATCCTTTTATGGGTAAAAAATCCTGGTGACTTGTGGAAATATATGTTAATTATGTCAGTATCGACAATGCTGGGTTCGTTTGTCTTTTGGTTTGACATTCACCGTTATGTTGGCGGGCCGGTTAAGCATTTTTACCGGTACCAAACGACGATTAAGGCAATTATTACACTGCTAATTCCACAAATTGCCACGCAGATTTATACTTCATTAGATAAACCAATTCTGGGTATTTTTCAAAATTCGACGCAAGTAGCTTTTTATGATAATTCACAGCGAATTTCGAACATGGTTTTAGGTGTGATTACTAGTATTTCACTTGTAATTATGCCCAAAATGGCAAGTGAGGGTAAAGATGAACAACGGATTGTCTTAAAAAAATCGTTGGAAGCAACAGTTTGGCTGGGGACGATGTTTGCGGTAATTATTATGGCTAATACACGGGAATTTGTGCCGTTTTTCTTTGGAGTCAAATTTACGCCCATGGTGCCATTAATGTTTTTCTTTACTTTGACAATCATTATGATTCCCACCGGTGGGGTATTTGCCAATCAATTTGCCTTAGCCAATCATCGCGATCAAGATTATGCTTTACCAGTGATTGTGGGAGCAGTTTTGGAAGTGGTTTTGAGCTTTTTCTTAGATCGATTTTATGGTGCAACTGGAGCTATGATCGCAATTCTAATTACAGAATTTGTCGTTTTATTATTACGGTTATGGATTGTCCGTGATGGTTATGATTTTAGGTATTCTTTTAAAGAAATACCTAAATATTTTGTGATTGCGGCAGTGGTCTTAGCAGTGGGGCTGTTAATGCCACAAGTTGTAGCATCAGATTTTTTAAATATGATAATTAAGTCGATTATAATGTTTGCTTTGTATCTTGTCTTGATGTGGCTGATGCGGCTAGATTTTAATCAAGATATTATGCAGCTACTTAAGAAATTTTTTAAGCGAGGTTAA
- a CDS encoding glycosyltransferase yields the protein MIPKIIHYVWVGGNPKPKNIQRCMKTWQKHLQGYQIIEWNEDNFDIHENKYVEQAYQARKWAFVSDYIRAKAVYEMGGIYLDTDVLVLDSLTELLNNRAFVGFENQANPFTAVFGAEAGHPLLKDMLDYYNNRNFTFDSQDQLAGVNTVSVSDILKEKYGALANNQEQILKSDIHVYPDGVLCNPSPASKTIHVFTGTWMEGSKPCKRKLVTALKVRIKTKRQAALYARLIR from the coding sequence ATGATTCCGAAAATTATTCATTATGTTTGGGTTGGTGGCAATCCCAAGCCTAAAAATATTCAGCGTTGTATGAAGACATGGCAAAAGCACTTACAGGGTTATCAAATTATTGAATGGAATGAAGATAATTTTGATATCCACGAAAATAAGTATGTTGAACAGGCTTATCAAGCACGAAAATGGGCTTTTGTTTCTGATTATATTCGAGCTAAAGCGGTTTATGAAATGGGTGGTATATATTTAGATACTGATGTTTTAGTTTTAGATAGCTTAACGGAATTACTTAATAATCGTGCTTTTGTGGGCTTTGAAAATCAAGCTAACCCGTTTACTGCAGTTTTTGGTGCTGAAGCGGGTCACCCGTTATTAAAAGATATGTTGGATTATTATAATAACCGCAATTTTACTTTTGATAGTCAAGATCAATTAGCTGGTGTCAATACGGTGTCTGTTTCTGATATTTTAAAAGAAAAATATGGGGCGCTTGCTAATAATCAGGAACAAATTTTAAAAAGTGATATTCATGTCTACCCTGATGGCGTGCTCTGTAATCCATCGCCTGCTAGTAAGACAATCCACGTTTTTACTGGAACTTGGATGGAGGGATCTAAGCCTTGCAAGCGTAAGTTAGTGACTGCACTTAAAGTTCGAATTAAGACCAAACGGCAGGCTGCCTTGTATGCGCGCCTGATTAGGTAA
- a CDS encoding SprT family protein produces MTEQELQQLVEKLSLQYFGRRFRHRVKINRRMTTTGGRYHLTDHHLEINAHFLAPQYHEELLGIIKHELVHYHLHLAGRGFRHRDADFKLLLRHVGGLRYAPDIGLRHQQKAKYVYVCRKCGQKYFRVRKINVHRYSCGKCGAQLSLIKK; encoded by the coding sequence ATGACGGAGCAAGAGTTACAACAGTTAGTTGAAAAGCTGTCGTTGCAATATTTTGGTCGGCGTTTTCGCCATCGAGTTAAGATTAATCGGCGAATGACAACGACCGGCGGTCGGTATCATTTAACTGATCATCATCTTGAAATTAATGCGCATTTTTTAGCACCGCAATATCATGAAGAACTACTTGGCATTATTAAACATGAGCTAGTGCATTACCATTTACACTTGGCTGGTCGCGGTTTTCGTCATCGTGATGCTGACTTTAAATTATTGCTTAGGCATGTTGGTGGTCTGCGTTATGCCCCTGATATTGGCTTACGTCACCAGCAAAAGGCTAAATATGTCTATGTCTGCCGTAAGTGCGGGCAAAAATATTTCCGAGTTCGTAAAATAAACGTTCACCGATATAGTTGCGGCAAATGTGGTGCGCAATTAAGTTTAATTAAAAAATAA
- a CDS encoding MarR family transcriptional regulator, whose translation MTQTGQKLMNQLQFIMRASRYFLHQNQRPLSGQKRVLAVLKLEDGLTQNYLAEVLALKPGSLAELLKKLEIKGEIRRETDADDKRVKRVYLTAAGKETLAELEELASPNSENDFFAGLTATEQDQFSQYLEKIATGWDTDFRQQTERFLDPTARMEAMMNWRRLRQNDDSPAEMRTCRRKIRNWHHRSCHYDCDNNVARCNPEDYEKMCEYNRDFWHNFWHNEDDEI comes from the coding sequence ATGACACAAACTGGGCAAAAATTAATGAATCAATTGCAATTTATTATGCGTGCAAGTCGTTACTTTTTGCATCAAAATCAACGGCCACTTTCGGGGCAAAAACGAGTTTTGGCAGTGTTAAAACTTGAAGATGGCTTAACGCAAAACTATTTAGCTGAAGTTTTGGCATTAAAGCCGGGTTCATTAGCTGAATTACTGAAAAAGCTGGAAATAAAAGGTGAGATACGCCGTGAAACTGATGCAGATGATAAGCGAGTTAAGCGGGTTTATTTAACGGCTGCAGGCAAAGAGACACTTGCCGAATTAGAGGAATTGGCTAGCCCAAATTCTGAAAATGATTTTTTTGCAGGTCTTACTGCTACTGAGCAAGACCAATTTAGTCAATATTTAGAAAAAATTGCAACTGGCTGGGATACGGATTTTCGCCAGCAAACAGAGCGCTTTTTAGATCCGACTGCGCGAATGGAAGCAATGATGAATTGGCGTAGGTTAAGACAGAATGATGACTCTCCAGCTGAAATGCGCACTTGTCGCCGAAAAATAAGAAACTGGCACCATCGTAGCTGCCATTATGATTGTGATAATAATGTTGCACGATGCAACCCAGAAGATTATGAAAAAATGTGCGAATATAACCGAGACTTTTGGCATAATTTTTGGCATAATGAAGATGATGAAATATAG